atGCTTTACTATTATTAAAGTAATGATCACAGTCAACATTCAAAAGATATGCTCCATTGGTTAGGACAGCCGAGACCCGGATCTACACAACATAAAACAGTAAGTTATAAATTCAGAAATGCCAATAAGTAATAAGCAGATCTAACCAATTTCTCCAGCAGGTAAGAACAACATTCAGACAAGCAGCAATGCAGCAAAATCAAACCGTAATATTTGTTTCTCAATATGAAGAGAAATAGTGTTAAGGTAAAGCAGGGTCAGGAACAACAAATCTCTTTATGATAAACAAATCCTCACTATAAGCTAGAGACACCACTATCAACATTACGATCcacaggggaaaaaaaaaggtaactgatccttgaaaaaaataattccaaCTGTACATTCGAACTGAAAGCACAAAAAGAATAAGCTCCAATAATGTAGCGTGAACTTGAAATGCAATTTCTCGAACCAAGAGATCCATTAATCAGGATCCTAATGCATATAGATATAAATTTCAATGCAAGCAAGCGATGAAGAACCTAAATGAAGAATCTAAACCGAAAAACCAAATCACACCAACATACATTCATTTGTTTACAATTATAGATGTCAGCCTGTCACTAAAAGAGACACATGACAAGAAAAGCTACATAAGATGTATAGAGATGACAAACCAAAGCATTCATGGCTCCAGCTTTCTTGTGATGTTGGAAACCAGGTCGCTTTTCACGAGAAACATAAACAAGTCGAGGTAGCTCATTTCCATCAGTATCAAGTCCCCCACTGTGGCCCAGGAAAACCTATTATTTTCAACCACAAAAAGAAACATTAACTAGATGCATAAGAGGGAAGAGGGTTGATTTAAATGCTTCTGGAATACTGGTTAATATCGTATACCTGTATCATTCCAGGGTGATCCCTGGGGTTATTTCCAGGCCAGGCAGTGCCATCCTGCATTGTCCACCCTTCTTCTGGCATCTTTTGTGCCTTTGCAACCAAAGCATTGATTCGCACCTTGAACTCCTCATATTCTCTCTATCAACCACATAATCAAACAATTTTACATTATATATACCAAAACATTTGTAATAGATTATGCATCTGACTAAATGCTACATTGTCGATAGGCAAACcactaaatcaatttttcctttcccaAGAAACTGAGTTACAAAGGTAAAATAGGTGACGTATGGACCCCTCCCCAATGACCTTCATTTCAGTTCTACAAAGACTTACAGCATAGTGCTTTTCTAAACAAGGTTCataaaggcaaagaaaaaagaacaaggacTACAAGGTATCcaaggaaaggagaaagaaaattggaaagCATTCACAAAACTATCCAAGTCCCTTACATGTCTTTACACTATGCGTGCACATCAAGTATGACAACCATGATACGGTTACAGACAGGAAAGCAGTCAGAAACCTATGACAGCATGCAAGCACCAACTACCCAATACATCCCATAACTCACCTTCATTGCCCTGCGTTCTTTTACAAAAGAAGGCTGTATCTTGTCCTTCAAGTAATCTATTTTCTGGGCAAAGTAGAATTCAGGAGCTCGTGGCTCAATGTTGTGCTTTTTGCAGAAGGGCACCCACTTCCTTGCAAACTCAGCAGTTTCAGAGAGGGCTTCAAAAGTCAACATCGCAGACCCATCATCAGAGACATAACACGACACTTTGTCGACGGGGTAATCCACGGCAAGTATGGATAAGACAGTGTTCGCTGTTATGAGAGGAGGTTCTTTCAAAGGATCCACAGTACTCACAAAGACATCAACAGGAGCCAACTGTGAAGGCTCCCCTTCACGATCATGTCTACAAAACAAAAGCCATATTGTTATGGTGATGATGTACCTGGAAAAATTAGCCTCATTCTAAAGCTCAACTCTAACAGCAGTTCAGCGCACACAACATAAACTGGATGAGCAACGGTACCTCAAAGCAAGCCTGTCAAGGTATGTTTCCCGATTGATGGGTGACCATTTTGGGAACTGATCCAAAAGCCAGGATAAAGCAAACCAAATCTCACAAATAACCGATGTAAGCCACAAAGGATAAGCATCTTTCACTGGGTGTGTTACACGATACTGTAGGAAAAACCCCAAAATAATCAACCGAAGGATAATTACAACACGGTACGGAGTGAGGTGAGACGACGATATAGGCACCACACGACTCATAGGTTGACGTGCATCATCAGCCCTGCAAGAAATATACATCAACTACTATGTCATACACACCACACAACTCAGAGGTTCGAGAAAGCACCATTATATTTGCAGATCTGTTTGAACACACATGTTCAAAAGAATAAAGTTTTAGCAATCGCTTGCATGCATCTTAAACACTATGACAGTCATCACTGAAACATTTAATCTGCATGTTTATCCAACTGAAAAGGTGACTATGCTGAAGCTAGAGGTTGCACTAGatttaatttcatcaaaataaataagcaaACAGAACAAGCAAGGTCAAAGAATAATGAaactatataaataaaaaacgaTAGATAATGTTGCCAAAGGCACAATTTATCAATAGTTGTCCTTTCAAAACACACTTACATTTGAAGTTCTTCTCCATTAGAGCCAGTGCCCTCTATGTCGTTCTTCCCTTCATGATATTTGTTTGGCATCTGCGTCatgtttttctcttgtttaagtTTCCATCCTTCAACCCTTTCCTTCCAGTCAACATTTCCGAGGCCATAAGTATTCAAATCCTTTGATGGATCCACAATCCGCACAGGAACTGTTATACCAAAGAAACAGGCAACCAACCTAAATAACGCATATCTTTTCCAATATAAGAGCACAAAGTAAAGGAGTTACTGTAAAACCTGGCTGTCTGGGATCAACATAGGGAAGCGAGTGCACATGTTTATCAGAAGGACCCAGAGGTCCAGATGTAGTCCTCACAGATTGGCTGTCAATACTAGCACAAGGGATTTCACCAGACATCTGTAAATTCAAGGCAGGAAGGAAGACAATAATGTAGCAACTTTATCTTGTATGGTCAACAACATATTTAACAAGGTGTACTGAATCACACAAAAGCAAACAAACGTTTGACATGGAAGAAACAAAACAGGAGGTAATAGAGATAACTGTCTTATTTCCACTCTCACTATAAAGCTACAAGATATTACTGACAGTATTTTTATTCAGTAATCTCATGAGCACAACTAGAACAAATTAGAAGCCATAAGAACATACTTAATAGGAAAAGATCATATATCTCTAGAGAACGATAAAATCCAGTAATATAAAAACTATAGTTGATATAACATCGAAGAAGTTTATCATGTAAAATGTACACGACATTGAGAACTCATCAGACTGGGACTAGTTGCATACCGGCTGCCCATTGGTTAGAAGAGGGATTGGATGTCGAGATTCATgtctagaagaagaagaaagatctgGATCTTCTCCCTGCCACTGTTGCCTTGCAGCACTGGTTCCCTGGGCATAATTGAACTCATTCTCCAGGTCATCAacctcatcctcatcatcatctccGTCAACTCGAGGACTACCTGTGAAACGAAGACCGTGTTGACTTCATAACTTACTATGCAGACCATGCAATGAAATAGGACACCAACAGAACCGACCGAATAAGCTGACCTTTGTGCCTCTTATATCGAGACTTGCACTGAGGACATGATTGGTTACCATCTTTCCTCTCGTACTCATAACAGGGACGGCACACAGGGAATGCACACTCATTGCAAGCAACAAAAACATCGCCGCTGGCCGTAAGTCCAACGGTATCGCCACATATCTGACAAATCTGGCCATTCAAATTCTTCAGGGGTTTGGGCTGCATCACAAATACAATCACCAATCATCAGACTCCGTCATAGATAGGAACTAGTAAGTTATGCTTCAGGTCTTCTGCACCCTCATATTCCGATTTCATACGACGAGGAAATTAAGCacaaattgcattaaaatagCGGGAATTGGCGACTGCACGAGAGCCGTAGTGAGAAAGAACGCAGTTCAACCAATGCCATTGCACTGTCGATCATCAAAGCAAGACCAAGGACTCACTCATACTTTGATGGTAGATCTACTACTGAGTTAACACAATTACAGTGATGCACAGGAATAACCCGAAATCTCTTAAATTCGAAAGAGATAAGATACACGAAACAACCGCTTTCGGTTAGCATGTAAAGCAGCGATATTTACAAAAGAAATGAATCACTCAGATCTCAGCTTCTTCCCCCGAAGAACACAAACGTCATTAGAAGCAAACGAAACAGCTGAGATCTGGCAACCCCGAAGGAAAACAGCTCACGTCGTTGACTAAGACAGTTCAGACACGACTCCGCCACCACCGCCATCACAAAACCAAGCCATCGAAGCGCGCGAACGGAAGAACTAGATTCAGATCGCCAGAATCGCTAACAAATCCATCCACGGCTCGACCGATCTAGACCGGCTACCACCACCGACGCTCCGATCCAAAAACatcggcgccgccgccgccgccggcagcCTAAAGGTCCGGCATTAGGAAGCCTAACGGCTTCGTAACGGCCGCCGAGATCGACGCGTCGAGAATGCTACGGAAACTCGACTCGATTTCCTTTCGGCGGGAGATCGTCGGCAACAGCGAACTAAAAATAGAAGGGGAAGagacggaggaagaagaatcgagccaaaaaaaaaaaaaaaaagagagagagaagcactCACTCCGCCGTCCGAGTCGTGGCGAATCCGGACCAGCTCGTTCCTCTTGTAAGATCCGGCGACCAGGCCGCCATTGGCCTCCATCGTCgtcctcttccttccttccttctcccCGAGATCGAAGGCGGAAGCGAGAGGAtctggcggaggaggaggagaggagagagaggagagaccGAGTTCTTCTTCGCCTTTCTCAGCACGCCATGCTACTTGCCTCTGAAACACGCTCACTGTCGCTCGGCTTCTGGATCTGTAATAAGCTTGTTCAGTCCAGCTACATCCGCCCCCATCGCTGTCGTTTTATCGTTTGGGCCTTCGTTTTCCATGATTGAGCGCTCCCGTCACttacctctctttttttaattcggGGAGGTTGAGGAGTCGCTTCACCGGTTGAGCGAGTTACCcggtggctcggctcggctcgccTGCCTGTGGCTAGGCACTGTCTAGATTGATTGCAGCATTACATtagtaaataaataactcaGAGTTGTCAATCGGTCATCTAGTTCGATCGCTTTAGAAGATGCATATGCTTGAGTTACTTTGAGAATCAACGATGATCTGTGATTTCTTTCTGTTCATGTTTGAAGATACTAAAAAATAACATCCTAGTGATAGATAATAGCACGTGAAGTAGGAGATAAGTTTGAATTATTAATATATGAATGTGCGAATTTCTTTAATATGCATATGCTAAAAAGTCATGAGTTGTATCGACTTTTTTTGCTTAGATTATGGAAATGAAAGGCCCATTTatctaaatttattaaaaagagaTTATGAACTAGATGGAGTGTTAAATGTGAAATAACAATATTAAACTTCATCTTCGTTGTTGAAATTCATATCACCGGAAAATCATCTATGCATCTTTAGCTAGTTGTTAGATGAAGTTAAACTCATAAATGTTGCAATTTGAACCATTCCTTCTCTCTccatcaaaatctgaattattttatttctgtaTATATCTATTTTTGTCAAGactaatactacaaaaaaaaaaaaaacaaattagaaCATTCACGCCACATCTACTTTAAGTtaatttttgtgacataaaaactCCAACCGACACACTTGCATTGCATTTACTGCAAACTAATTtttccatcataaaaaaatttcaaattagtacacttttGTCacacttaccaaaaaataatttttgtgttgTAAAATATCTCAAGCTAATATATTTGTTACATCAAACTGATGGTTatattttccctaatttatGGTGAATTTGGGATTTCTTGGATAAATACGGGATGAATGCACACTTTGATATAGATGTGACATTGTTGtattaattttgagtttttgtgatataaaaattaattcgGAGTAAATGATGATAGGATTGCATGAAATTTTAGGGATATAAAAgtaatttgagataaatacaACACAAGtatataaatttagttttttttttatttattgtatgGTATTAACCATCTTTGTTAGTGCGTGCAGATTCTGGTACTTTAGCATGAATGACGAGCCACGGCTGAGCTCGTAAGCAAGAGGCTTGGATTGTTCAAACAGTTCGGCAAGCAGCTGTCCGGCTCACTCCTCACGAAACGACAGTCAGCCCAAATCCGGAGCCGTTCGGACATCACTGTCCCGACCTTAACAAACCGATGCGACCGAACTACGTCGGCTCCCCGTGAGCTCGTCTACGCGTCGCATTCCCATTGGACGAAACCGTAGTAATCTTCCTCTCGCTCCCTTTGACCTCCGCTTCGAGTAGCAAATCAGGGAACGACACGTCACCGCCTCGGCGGTTCGCGAGTGCACATCAGCGATAAAACGAGgacgatttttttaatttccggAAACTGCCCCACTTTCATCATTTGCTGTTCACAGCCTGTCCCCCAGGAGTCACCGGCTGTTGCCGGTAGCTTCCGTCGGCTGCTGTTCTAGCTGCTGTCGGTGGCCTCCGTTTTTAACGCGTGCTTGGAACTCACCGACAAAAAAATATCTACTTAGCTTATCTGGAAATGCGGCgaggaaatagaaaataaatatggaaaatgtagataaattttattttacgtttacatatttattatttaattcaaAACCATAATtcgattgacgaaatattcggGGATGACTCATATTTCATAGAGACGGtaaatttgatctttttcctACTTATCTTTAGAGAAAGAATATGTTcgaaccttaccaaaaaaaaaaaaaaaaaaaaaaaagaatatgttcGAATCTTAAAAGGGAACAAAACGGTGGATGCAAAGTAAGTAAAATGAAAAGTCAGAAGCATAATGTGTCAAAGTATCTTCGACGGCCTCCAACATATATCTTCGAACTTTCGTAGACTGACATAttcaaaatttagggaaaaattcctaaaaaagttttaaacttattacatttatGTTAATTCAGATCGCGTTTAGTTTGGTATTTTCAATAAACTTTTAGCCTCTAAAGCCCTTGGAGAAATATGGGATTGTTTAGAGTGCgcatgacatgacaaaatttctagaatagaaattgatttcttaatttttatttcggaaattgagaagttaaaatttaACTTCTAAtcttttcttcaaatctatttatagaataaaaatctattcaaaaaatagaaaaataaattgcattactaaacaaatttctattccaaatatgttacgggaaacagagaaataaataagtaaaatttttatcattcacaCCCTTAACAACCATTTCGAACAAGCTTTCAACCAAATGCTAGTTTTGGAAAAGTTGAAAGCTCTATCCCAACCaatcttcaaatttcaattttgtccatggtttaatatcttttttaattaaaaaagaagaagaatcaaacCCTTTGTTAGACTAGCAAGGGCTACGATTGCCAATGAGTTAGATCTGACATCAATAGCCATCGATTGAGGTCAGTCGTCGGTTATGGAACCTTTGGCGGCTCATGAGACCCAAGTGAGGGTCGCCCAATGTCGTGCCACTTGAGGCCACAAGACCCTTATCGCTTGGGTCGAGCAACCCTCACAAAGGGTTGCCCAAGGTCAAGCGACCTCCAACAACCCTTGAATGGGTAACGCGATCCTCAACAGCCCTTGGCTAAGTCACGCAACTTTTATCAGAAGTCACACAACTCAGGCAACCTCAACCAACAATCGCTAGTGCCAAATTTGGCTCACTGGCAACCATAGTCCTTCGTTGGTTCGGCGAATGATTTGGttcatttaaaatgaataaataaaaatataatataccAAAAACCCCATTGTATaagttttttttgtcaaacacaaattcaactcaaaatccatttacaaagaggttttatcaaacaaaatttGCATTTCCTACATAGTTTCGACTTTCAACATCAAAATTGAAGCAAATGTACTctcaatcttaaaattttttatttgattaattgagttataaacattttgatgatttgccaatttaataataaatctttaaattatatcaatgtaaattcaaatattttagacaatttgtcaatttactcattttgacatattttggctgaaaattattgacgttaataatttttctcttttttttcttcttcttttttcttccctaaGCCAACAACCCTCCTAGGTTTAGGTGGGGGTCCTCAGAAGCGGGCCTCAGCCTTTGTTTGGTTTGGATGAGGACTGTAGACTGTAGAGGGTCACAAGACAGCCCTTACCTAAATTTGGTCAAGGCCCAACGCCCTTGCCTCTCTACAACCATTGCCCAAACCAAGGTGAAGGTTGCCAGGTCAGAgttggaaagagagagagagagaaaataataacaattagaaattttgcaaaatttctaatAATTATGTACATTAACTATTGTCATGCCTGTTGTAACAACCGACACTAATTAAACCATCACTTTAGCCATTTTTGGTccaaattgactaaaaaaactgattgacaaattatcaaaaggtttacAACGTAAATGGTAAAAACATAATATGTTCTAAGatgtttttgataattttcttaaaatctAGCTGCGCACAGTTCACAAGTGCAAAATCACTAATTTCCTAGTACGTAGGCCCAGAATCATCCATTGAGCGAAAGGGAGAAATCTGAAGATGTCTTTACCTTATATGTCAAATTCTCCAATGGTTAGACGTGAAATGCGATTTAAATTAACCCCCATttgtttcgtaaaaataaataatttagataacattttccttaattatAATTGTctgtatcacttgaaataattattccGTGATAAATATTGATTGTAATTTATGTCTAACCAATTttatagataataaaaaaattattagttaactTTTATAACCATAATAAACgattattattagaaaaataatttttaaatcaattattttcctcGAGTCACCAAAGGTCCGTATCCCGTAAGTCAAATTTCTGTTCTCACCTCAACTTTCTGTTCTAGCTCAACCAGTTTCTTTCCATGATCTTGTTTCTCGCTGAATTCACTGTTAAGACAACACTGGCCCATAGTCATGTTGTGCGAACGGTTAGTGTCGGATCTATGAATTCGTAGCAACACTCCTTGTACGACCACAATCCCACATGATAATTTAGGATTCTGCTATTTTCACATCGACCAAGCTTTCGACCTAAGGCCATCATCATGCCTTTCCCACTGGAAAGTGAAAACAAAGCACATGCTCTTACTCTACCCTTCCGTGAATCTTCGAAAGACCAGGGAGCATCGCAGACCGGACTTCGCCACACTCCTACCCCCCTAAAATGATGGCAAGGTTGTCCAATCTAAAAATGggcccaaaaaaaagaacaaagggaACCGGAAAGGAGCGCagatcttcatcctcatcctctgtATGGGCCAGTTGTAATGGCTGTAGCTTCCGATTGGGGGTAATTTCTTTCACAAGGACCCGTCCGCGTTGGAGCCGCTgcttcctcctctcctccccGCCGTGGTGTTCTTCAGTATCTGCACCATTCACAATTCGGATGTCAGGAGACTCGCGATGAAACCATTTAGGCTTCCGGGTATGCATCGCATGTCACGTATCGCGTTCACTGGTTTTAGGTACGATAATAACCTTTCATTTTGCACACAAACGTGCCACTTCTGGTCCTAAAATCGAAGGGCAACATCGAAAGGAGGACGAAGAAATGACCCTTCAGGAGGATTAAATGCAGCACACATGGACACCGAGCATTGACATATGTCCTCCGTTTCGAGGTACCCAGATTTCAGGGGAAATCGCGTCGTCCTATCTGAAGTACCACGTGACAACTCGCATATGCCGATGTTTAACTtccaagaaaaaacaaaacaagcgtCAACCAACGTATCGCCAGCCAGGAACGGGGACCCCGACCGAAGCCCATCAAGAGCATCCCATACCCCACTAGCGACCCCATAGCAGCCCTATTCAATCTATACCGGAAAATGATATGTAGCATCTCTAATTATCTCGGTGGGGGTGACCGCCCCCGAATTCAATCATACTCCATCATTGCGTGATGTTCACGCTTTTGTTCAGCTACGCATCACCGATACCATATCGACCGATGAGAAACTCGAACTCTCTCGAAAGGTGGGATCGCCGGAAATCCCCGAAGACGGTAGACTGAACTTCTGGCGTGAGGAAAAAGGACGGAAAACCCAGATGAAGACTAACAGATAACAGTTCATTCGTATTGAATTTCGGCACGAAGACATGAATCCGATGGCTTTTCGAGAAAGATAATCAGCTAAGTACGTCTACAAGATCGCGATTTATCGCTATTAACATCACACCTCGCGACCCACCTCTCCTTTCTTCACGCATTCCCCGTTCTCCCCAGCACATCGATTACCCGACCAGATTTAGGAATCAAACAGAGACCCTCCAGCGCTgtaattattataatatagaCTATAGTATAACTTATAATGACGGCAGCtctttaaaaatcaattctttttctcCCCACCTTCCAAACGCACGTTGCGCACGACTAGAGAGCACTCGatgaagggagaagaagaagcatgaTGATATGGCGATCATTCCAAATCGAAAACGACGCGAGAATTCGAATGGGTGCGTGCGCGTGCGTGGGATTCGGGGGGCATTCGGGACTTACGTGTCTGAGCATCTGATTCTCGTTCTGCAACGTGGACAGCTTCTCCTCCAGCTCCGAGTTCTTCGTCTCCAGCTCCTT
This genomic stretch from Eucalyptus grandis isolate ANBG69807.140 chromosome 3, ASM1654582v1, whole genome shotgun sequence harbors:
- the LOC104437683 gene encoding cellulose synthase A catalytic subunit 1 (The RefSeq protein has 5 substitutions, 2 frameshifts compared to this genomic sequence) gives rise to the protein MEANGGLVAGSYKRNELVRIRHDSDGGPKPLKNLNGQICQICGDTVGLTASGDVFVACNECAFPVCRPCYEYERKDGNQSCPQCKSRYKRHKGSPRVDGDDDEDEVDDLENEFNYAQGTSAARQQWQGEDPDLSSSSRHESRHPIPLLTNGQPMSGEIPCASIDSQSVRTTSGPLGPSDKHVHSLPYVDPRQPVPVRIVDPSKDLNTYGLGNVDWKERVEGWNLNKRKNMTQMPNKYHEGKNDIEGTGSNGEELQMADDARQPMSRVVPISSSHLTPYRVVIILRLIILGFFLQYRVTHPVKDAYPLWLTSVICEIWFALSWLLDQFPKWSPINRETYLDRLALRHDREGEPSQLAPVDVFVSTVDPLKEPPLITANTVLSILAVDYPVDKVSCYVSDDGSAMLTFEALSETAEFARKWVPFCKKHNIEPRAPEFYFAQKIDYLKDKIQPSFVKERRAMKREYEEFKVRINALVAKAQKMPEEGWAMQDGTAWPGNNLRDHPGMIQVFLGHSGGLDTDGNELPRLVYVSREKRPGFQHHKKAGAMNALIRVSAVLTNGAYLLNVDCDHYFNNSKALKEAMCFMMDPAYGKKTCYVQFPQRFDGIDLHDRYANRNIVFFDINLKGLDGIQGPVYVGTGCCFNRQALYGYDPVLTEEDLEPNIIVKSCCGSRKKGKGGNKKYIDKKGAMKRTESTVPIFNMEDVEEGVEGYDDERSLLMSQKSLEKRFGQSPVFISATFMEQGGLPPSTNPATLSKEAIHVISCGYEDKTEWGKEIGWIYGSVTEDILTGFKMHARGWISIYCMPPRPAFKGSAPINLSDRLNQVLRWALGSIEILLSRHCPIWYGYNGKLRLLERLAYINTIVYPLTSIPLIAYCILPAFCLLTNKFIIPEISNFASMWFILLFVSIFTTGILELRWSGVSIEDWWRNEQFWVIGGTSAHLFAVFQGLLKVLAGIDTNFTVTSKAGDEDGDFAELYVFKWTSLLIPPTTVLIVNIIGIVAGVSYAINSGYQSWGPLFGKLFFAIWVIAHLYPFLKGLLGRQNRTPTIVIVWSILLASILSLLWVRIDPFTSATTASTANGQCGINC